One Setaria italica strain Yugu1 chromosome I, Setaria_italica_v2.0, whole genome shotgun sequence DNA window includes the following coding sequences:
- the LOC101775164 gene encoding uncharacterized protein LOC101775164 codes for MVGAGTAAAPIAAPPLAAVRAGVLRVSCSASSAPSKSSGPKRQQRQQVPQPAPPLSSAAVSASAAMVPLLLALPPDALAVEGEFGILEGRSFALLHPLVMGGLFAYTLWAGYLGWQWRRVRTIQDEINDLKKQLKPAAAATPAAVGAGSGDASSSSTPPPAPKSPVEIKIEELTEERKKLLKGSFRDRHFNAGSILLGLGVLESVGGALNTWFRTGKLFPGPHLFAGAAITVLWAGAAALVPAMQKGDETARSLHIALNTINVLLFIWQIPTGLEIVGKVFEFTTWP; via the exons ATGGTgggcgccggcaccgccgctgCACCCatagccgcgccgccgctcgcggccGTCCGGGCCGGCGTGCTCCGGGTCTCTTGCTCGGCGTCCTCCGCCCCCTCCAAGAGCAGCGGCCCCAAGCGGCAGCAACGGCAGCAGGTGCCGCAGCCCGCTCCACCGCTGAGCAGCGCGGCggtgtcggcgtcggcggccatggtgccgctgctgctggcccTGCCGCCGGACGCGCTGGCGGTGGAGGGCGAGTTCGGGATCCTCGAGGGCCGGAGCTTCGCGCTGCTGCACCCGCTCGTCATGGGCGGGCTCTTCGCCTACACGCTCTGGGCGGGATACCTCGGCTGGCAGTGGCGCCGGGTCCGCACCATCCAGGACGAGATCAACGACCTCAAGAAGCAGCtcaagcccgccgccgccgccacgcccgccgcgGTCGGCGCCGGGTCCGGagacgcctcctcctcctccacgccgccgcccgctcccaaGTCGCCGGTCGAGATCAAGATCGAGGAGCTCACCGAG GAGCGGAAGAAGCTGCTCAAGGGGTCGTTCCGGGACCGGCACTTCAACGCGGGCTCCATCCTGCTGGGCCTCGGCGTGCTCGAGTCCGTCGGCGGCGCGCTCAACACCTGGTTCCGCACCGGCAAGCTCTTCCCGGGCCCCCACCTCTTCGCCGGCGCTGCCATCACGGTGCTGTGGGCGGGGGCCGCCGCGCTCGTCCCGGCGATGCAGAAGGGGGACGAGACGGCCAGGAGCCTGCACATCGCGCTCAACACGATCAACGTCCTGCTCTTCATCTGGCAGATCCCCACGGGGCTCGAGATCGTCGGCAAGGTCTTCGAGTTCACTACCTGGCCATGA
- the LOC101775977 gene encoding eukaryotic translation initiation factor 3 subunit J-A has product MEDWDAEDFQPAAPVVIAEPLKNQWADEDVEEDDVKDSWEEEDEEKPKPPPVEKAAAKPSSKAPAKKGKQQASTSAEEPDEPPLSPTSEKIRQQRLVEEADFKSTTELFAKKGGDQKSLDTFIPKSESDFAEYAELIANKLRPYEKSFHYMGLLKNVMRLSMTSLKGADAKDISSSVTAIANEKIKAEKEAAAGKKKQGAKKKQLHIEKGDDDFIPGRGGGYDDPDEYDFM; this is encoded by the exons ATGGAGGACTGGG ATGCTGAAGATTTTCAGCCAGCTGCACCTGTTGTGATAGCAGAGCCACTTAAAAATCAGTGGGCTGATGAAGATGTTGAAGAAGATGACGTAAAAGATTcatgggaagaagaagatgaggag AAACCCAAGCCACCACCTGTAGAAAAGGCTGCCGCGAAACCTAGCAGTAAGGCTCCTGCGAAAAAGGGAAAACAGCAGGCATCTACTAGTGCTGAAGAACCAGATGAGCCTCCTCTTAGTCCCACTTCAGAGAAAATTCGCCAACAGAG GCTTGTGGAAGAAGCTGATTTCAAGTCAACCACAGAACTTTTTGCAAAAAAGGGCGGCGATCAAAAGTCACTAGATACGTTTATCCCAAAGTCTGAGAGTGACTTTGCGGAATATGCAGAGCTTATTGCGAATAAACTACGCCCCTACGAG AAAAGCTTTCACTACATGGGTCTACTTAAAAATGTCATGAGACTTTCCATGACATCTTTGAAAGGTGCGGATGCGAAAGACATATCTTCCTCTGTGACAGCTATTGCTAATGAGAAGATCAAGGCCGAGAAAGAAGCTGCAGCAGGCAAAAAGAAACAAG GAGCCAAAAAGAAGCAACTCCACATCGAGAAAGGAGACGATGACTTCATCCCTGGCCGCGGTGGTGGCTATGATGATCCGGATGAGTACGATTTCATGTGA
- the LOC101775564 gene encoding protein ACCUMULATION AND REPLICATION OF CHLOROPLASTS 6, chloroplastic, which yields MEGVHSLLARPNSAPFAFSLPPAVPRSPRPPPAPFACRAASRWADRLFADFHLLPTAAAADPPAAASSSSSPFVPVFPDAADRALPLPVDFYKILGAEPHFLGDGIRRAFEARIAKPPQYGYSTEALVGRRQMLQLAHDTLTNQSSRTEYDRALSEDRDATLTMDVAWDKVPGVLCVLQEAGEAPLVLATGEQLLQDRPPKRFKQDVVLAMALAYVDLSRDAMAASPPDVIHCCEVLERALKLLQEDGASNLAPDLLSQIDETLEEITPRCVLELLALPIDEKHKNKRQEGLQGARNILWSVGRGGIATVGGGFSREAFMNEAFLRMTSAEQMDFFSKTPNSIPPEWFEIYSVALAHIAQAIASKRPQFIMMADDLFEQLQKFNIGSQYPYENEMDLALERALCSLLVGDISNCRLWLGIDNESSPYRDPKIIEFVVNNSSIDEENDLLPGLCKLLENWLVSEVFPRSRDTRGTQFRLGDYYDDPKVLSYLERMEGGGASHLAAAAAIAKLGAQATAALGSVKSSALQAFSKVFPLMEQLDRSDKDNPSDDIEKSLENLAQQNVTGDDIHDSKNTALKIISAGALFALFAVIGLKCLPRKKSLPAVRSEYESVAVADSVSGPAVDEEPLEFPRMDAKLAEDIVRKWQSIKSKALGPEHSVPALQEVLDGNMLKVWSDRATEIERHGWFWEYTLSDVTIDSVTVSVDGRRATVEVTIEEVGQLTDVADSKNNDSYDTKYTTRYEMAYSKSGGWMITEGAVLKS from the exons aTGGAGGGGGTCCACAGCCTCCTGGCCCGGCCCAACTCGGCGCCGTTCGCCTTCTCCCTCCCGCCGGCCGTGCCCCGGAGCCccaggccgccgcccgcccccttcgcctgccgcgccgccagcCGCTGGGCCGACCGCCTCTTCGCCGacttccacctcctccccaccgccgccgccgccgacccgccggccgcggcctcctcctcgtcgtccccgTTCGTACCGGtcttccccgacgccgccgaccgcgccttGCCCCTCCCAGTTGACTTCTACAAG ATTCTCGGAGCGGAGCCACATTTTCTTGGTGATGGCATTAGGAGGGCCTTTGAGGCGCGGATAGCCAAGCCACCACAGTATGGCTACAGCACAGAAGCTCTTGTTGGGCGTCGGCAAATGCTGCAGCTTGCCCATGATACTCTCACAAACCAGAGCTCCCGAACTGAGTACGATCGCGCACTTTCCGAGGATCGTGATGCAACACTCACCATGGATGTTGCCTGGGATAAG GTTCCAGGTGTGCTTTGTGTACTTCAGGAGGCTGGGGAGGCACCGCTAGTGCTTGCAACTGGAGAGCAGTTGCTTCAGGACCGTCCACCTAAGCGTTTCAAGCAGGATGTGGTCCTAGCAATGGCATTGGCTTATGTGGACCTATCAAGGGACGCAATGGCTGCAAGCCCTCCAGATGTAATCCACTGCTGTGAGGTGCTCGAGAGGGCACTCAAGCTCCTGCAG GAGGATGGTGCAAGCAATCTCGCACCTGATCTGCTTTCACAAATTGATGAAACTTTGGAAGAGATTACACCTCGCTGTGTGCTGGAGCTACTTGCTCTTCCTATTGATgaaaaacataaaaataaaCGCCAAGAAGGTCTGCAAGGTGCAAGAAACATATTGTGGAGTGTTGGCAGAGGTGGTATCGCTACTGTTGGAGGAGGATTTTCTCGTGAGGCATTCATGAATGAGGCCTTTTTGCGGATGACATCAGCTGAGCAG ATGGATTTCTTCTCTAAAACACCAAATAGCATACCACCTGAATGGTTTGAAATCTATAGTGTGGCCCTTGCACATATTGCTCAAGCAATTGCAAGTAAAAGGCCACAATTCATCATGATGGCAGATGATCTTTTCGAACAACTTCAGAAGTTCAATATAGGCTCTCAATATCCTTATGAAAATGAGATGGACCTTGCATTGGAACGGGCACTCTGCTCATTACTGGTGGGAGATATTAGCAATTGCAGATTGTGGCTTGGAATTGATAACGAGTCCTCGCCATATAGAGACCCCAAAATTATTGAGTTTGTGGTGAATAACTCTAGCATCGATGAAGAGAATGATCTTCTTCCAGGGCTGTGCAAGCTTTTGGAGAATTGGCTTGTCTCTGAGGTTTTTCCAAGGAGCAGAGATACTCGAGGCACGCAGTTCAGACTTGGAGACTATTATGACGACCCAAAAGTTTTAAGCTACCTAGAAAGGATGGAAGGTGGTGGGGCTTCTCAtttggctgcagctgctgccatAGCAAAACTTGGTGCTCAAGCTACAGCTGCACTTGGTTCGGTAAAATCGAGTGCTCTTCAAGCATTCAGCAAGGTTTTCCCATTGATGGAACAACTAGACAGGTCAGACAAGGATAATCCGAGTGATGATATTGAGAAATCTCTTGAAAACCTTGCCCAACAAAATGTTACTGGAGATGATATTCATGATTCTAAAAATACTGCTTTGAAGATTATCTCTGCTGGTGCACTGTTTGCACTATTTGCAGTAATAGGTCTGAAGTGCTTGCCTCGTAAGAAGTCGCTTCCTGCTGTTAGGAGCGAGTATGAGTCTGTGGCAGTTGCTGACTCTGTCAGTG GTCCAGCAGTAGATGAAGAGCCACTAGAATTTCCTAGAATGGATGCAAAGTTGGCTGAAGATATTGTTCGCAAGTGGCAGAGTATCAAGTCCAAGGCTTTGGGTCCAGAACACTCTGTTCCAGCACTGCAAGAG GTTCTTGATGGCAATATGCTGAAGGTATGGAGTGACCGAGCTACAGAGATCGAGCGCCATGGTTGGTTCTGGGAGTACACGCTGTCCGACGTGACAATCGACAGCGTCACTGTCTCAGTGGACGGCCGACGTGCAACAGTGGAGGTGACAATCGAGGAGGTGGGCCAACTTACCGACGTGGCAGACTCTAAGAACAATGATTCATACGACACAAAGTACACCACGCGCTATGAGATGGCCTACTCGAAATCAGGAGGGTGGATGATAACCGAAGGAGCAGTCCTCAAGTCATAG